A stretch of DNA from Bacteroidales bacterium:
TTGTGCAATCTCCCTTCACCGTAAATAGGGTCTTCTACCAGGTCAGGGATAAGTTTGCCGAGGTTGCCGACGAAACCCTGAAGGTCCTTTTCCATCTGCGTTTTTAGCCAGCCTGTGGGTTTTATGCTTCCAAATGGCAGTCGCTGGTATTTTTCCTGTAATGGCTGGTTCTGTCCATACAGATGAAACATGCTTACGAAAAGCAATAATGTTGATGCGATGGTTTTCATGGTGTTATTTATTGGTCATCTCAAAAATTAAATTCCCCCCGCCCATGATCTGTTGGTAAGTAATGAAGGGTACATCGATTTTCATCCCGTTAAAAAATGCCTGTCCGGCAAAGATATTTTCCTTAGAAAGGTTGCGTGCTTCCATTACGAATGTGCTTCCATCGGAATGTTTGAGGGTAGCCTTTTTTACATTCGGAGTTCCTAATACAAATTCACTACTTGAAGGGTTCACAGGGTAGAAGCCAAGGCTCGACAATATATACCAGGCCGACATCTGCCCGCAATCGTCGTTGCCAATCATTCCATCCGGTGTATGGCTGTAAAATTCATTGAGTACCCGGTGAATGTGCTTTTGCCCGGTCTTTGGTTCATCAGTGTAAGCATACAGATAAGCCACGTGATGGCCGGGTTCGTTTCCATGGGCATACTGGCCGATCATGGCTTCCTGTCCCAGGAATTTATCAGGATTTTTCGCCTCAATCGTGAAAAATTCATTGAGCTTCGTTGCAAAGGCTGCCCTGCCTCCCAAAAGAGCCGTCATTCCTGCAATGTCGTATTGTGCCGGGGTCCAGAAATATTGCCAGGCATTGGCTTCAGTGTAATCACCGGGATTATTCATAGGAGAGGTGGCAGCCAGGGGGTCGAAGGGTGTACGCCAGTTCTGATGGCTGTCTTTACCCCTGAATAGCTTCGTTTCCTCATCAAAAAGATTTTTATAGTAATCTGCCCGCTTATAAAACCCTGAGGCCAGTTGGCTTTCTCCCAGTTTCCCGGCAAGTTCAGCTACACACCAGTCGTCGAAACCGCTCTCAAGGGTGCGGGAAACTGCTTCATTATCCAGTTTGTCGAATGGATAATAACCGTATTGATTGTATAATTCCCAATCAGAATTAATGTGACTCAGTGTGGATGTTTCTGCCATTGCTTTCAGCGCCTCTTTCTGACTGAAGCCTGTAAACCCGTTATTTACTGCCGATAAAATCATCGGAATTGCATGGTTGCCGATCATGCAGTAGTTATCCTGCCCCCAGGCTGTCCAGATGGGAAGGAATCCTGCTGCCTTGTGATGTTGCAGCATTGTGTTGATGATCGCATCGATTTTTTCGGGTGCAAGGATCTGTAACAGTGGGAATGCACCCCGATAGATATCCCATATGGAAAGGGTAGAATAATACTCCTTGCCCGCTGCCTGCATGACCCTATTATCAGCCCCCCTGTATTTCCCATCCACATCTGCTATGTTCGAAGGCTGCAGCAGGAAATGGTACAATGCGGTATAGAATACGGTCTTTTGTCTTTCTTCGGCTTCTATGTCAATGCGATTCAGGTACTTAGCCCAGGCCTCACCGGCACGAAGCCTTACTTCCTCAAAATTCCAGCCCGGGACTTCCGTCAGGAGGTTTAACCTGGCACCTTCGACACTCACTGTTGACAAGGCTATTTTTGCCTGTAGAACCTTAGAATCATCCAGCTGAAAATGGAGCAGGTACCTTGGAGCTCTTTCTTTCCTGGCCTTAGGTAGTTCTTCAATGCCTGAAAATGGCCGGTCAAATTGCAGGCAAAAGAAATACCTGCGTTCCACCCAGTTTTTTGTGTGGCAAAATCCTGAAAGGGTTTGCTGATCTTCAATGGTAACCTCCGATTCCAGCACCAGGCTATCCGTAAGGAAGCGAAGTCCATGCTGGAAGTCTGCCAATACTGCAGCATCCTTCCCGGGATAGGTGTATTTATGAAATGCCACCCTTTCAGAACAGCTAAGCTCTACTCTCACAT
This window harbors:
- a CDS encoding GH92 family glycosyl hydrolase, which produces MRTALLSFVMAWVMMAAGQGNARYVNVFIGTEGTGHTFPGPSLPFGMVQPGPDNTGQGWNYTSGYQYNDSIILGFSQTRLSGTGISEMGDVLLLPFAGSRDESLKNRYYKESEKAAVGYYSVVKKDDVRVELSCSERVAFHKYTYPGKDAAVLADFQHGLRFLTDSLVLESEVTIEDQQTLSGFCHTKNWVERRYFFCLQFDRPFSGIEELPKARKERAPRYLLHFQLDDSKVLQAKIALSTVSVEGARLNLLTEVPGWNFEEVRLRAGEAWAKYLNRIDIEAEERQKTVFYTALYHFLLQPSNIADVDGKYRGADNRVMQAAGKEYYSTLSIWDIYRGAFPLLQILAPEKIDAIINTMLQHHKAAGFLPIWTAWGQDNYCMIGNHAIPMILSAVNNGFTGFSQKEALKAMAETSTLSHINSDWELYNQYGYYPFDKLDNEAVSRTLESGFDDWCVAELAGKLGESQLASGFYKRADYYKNLFDEETKLFRGKDSHQNWRTPFDPLAATSPMNNPGDYTEANAWQYFWTPAQYDIAGMTALLGGRAAFATKLNEFFTIEAKNPDKFLGQEAMIGQYAHGNEPGHHVAYLYAYTDEPKTGQKHIHRVLNEFYSHTPDGMIGNDDCGQMSAWYILSSLGFYPVNPSSSEFVLGTPNVKKATLKHSDGSTFVMEARNLSKENIFAGQAFFNGMKIDVPFITYQQIMGGGNLIFEMTNK